GCCTGCTTCAGCAGGACGCCGTGCCCGCCCGGCATCTCGCCCTGGAGGGCGGCGGAGACCGCCTCCTGCGGCGTGAACCAGACCAGGTCCAGGGCGTCCTGCCGGGGCCGGCAGTCACCGGCCACCGGGACGACGTACGCGAGCGAGACGGCGTGCTGACGCGGGTCGTGGTACGGCGTGACGCCCGCCGTCGGGAAGTACTCCGCCACCGTGAACGGCTGGAGGGAGGCGGGCACCCGGGGCAGCGCCACCGGTCCGAGATCCTTCTCCAGGTGGCGCAGCAGGGCGTCGCGCACCCGCTCGTGGTGCAGCACCCGGCCGGAGACCAGCGTCCGGCTGACCGTGCCGTCCGGTCCGATGCGCAGCAGCAGTCCGATGCTGGTCACTTCGCCGCTGTCGTCCACGCGCACCGGCACCGCCTCGACGTACAGGATCGGCATGCGGGCGCGCGCCGACTCCAGCTCGTCGGTGCTCAGCCAACCGGGCGTGATCTCGGTCATGTCAGACATTGCTTGATCATACTTTCAGTCATTCCCGAAGGGGGAGGGCGGCGGGGCGCCGCCCCGCGTCACGGCTTCACGGCCACCGCGCCGAACTGCGGCACCACGGCGGACGGCCCGGCCCCGGGCCGCCACCGCGAGCAGGGCACCAGACCCGGCTCGACCAGGTCCAGGCCCTCGAAGAAGGCGGCCACCTCGGCGCGCGGCCGGGCGGTGATCGGGGGAGTGGCGTTCTCGTTCCAGAACGCCATGGCACCCACGTTGCCCTCGCCGCCCAGGTCGGCGTCGAGGGTCGGGTGGGTGAGGACCAGGAAGCTGCCCGGGGGGACGGCCGCCATGACCCGGCGGACGATGTCGCGGGCCCTGTCGGTGTCCAGGACGAAGTTCAGGATGCCGAGCATCATCACGGCGACCGGCCGGCCGAAGTCCAGGGTCTCGGCGGCCCGCTCGAC
The sequence above is drawn from the Streptomyces sp. SAT1 genome and encodes:
- a CDS encoding NUDIX hydrolase family protein, which encodes MTEITPGWLSTDELESARARMPILYVEAVPVRVDDSGEVTSIGLLLRIGPDGTVSRTLVSGRVLHHERVRDALLRHLEKDLGPVALPRVPASLQPFTVAEYFPTAGVTPYHDPRQHAVSLAYVVPVAGDCRPRQDALDLVWFTPQEAVSAALQGEMPGGHGVLLKQALAHVGYVA